TCGTTCATGCCGAGCGGATCGAGCAGCCGCTCCTTCTCGAACTGGTACAGCGATCTTGCCGAGATCACCTCGATCACGCGGCCGAGCACGTCGGTCGAATGGCCATAGTCCCAGAGCGTGCCCGGCTGCTCGGCGAGCGGCAGGGTTGTGATCCGCGCCGCAAACTCGGCGTTGGTGAGGTCGGCGTTGAAGAGGTCGGCCTCGGCATAGCGCTTGCGCACGAGGTTCTCGCCCGCGAAGCCGTAAGTCAGCCCCGAGGTGTGGCGCAGCAGATCCAGGATCGTGATCGGGCGCTTCAGCGGCTCCGCTGTCAGCGCCAGCTTGCCGTCCTCGCCGCGCTTCTCGACCCCGACCTTCATGTCGGCAAAGGCCGGGATGTATTTCGAGACGGGATCGCCGAGCCCGAGCTTGCCCTCCTCGACCAGCATCATCGCCGCGACCGAGGTGATCGGCTTCGACATCGAATAGAGGCGGAAGATGGTGTCGACGCTCATCGACAGGTCGGTCGCAATGTCGCGGACGCCGAAATTCTCGTAATAGACCGGCTTGCCGTGCTGCTGGATCAAGAGGATCGCGCCGGGGATCTTGCCGGTCGCAACCTCGTTCCTGATGTAGGCGGAGACGCGGTCGAGCCCCTCGTGCGAAAAGCTGCGCGCCCCGGGCGCGGCCACCTCTGCCGCGGCGCTGCCCGCGCCGATCAGCAGCGCCAGCGCCGCGATGGCGCTGCCGCTAATTCTCCAGGGCTTCATAGATCAGCTGCTTGACCGTGCGCTGAATGCGCTGGCGTTCCGACGGCGTCTGCTCCAGCAGCACGAAGAACAGGTCCTGCTTGCGGTCGACCACAAAGTAACAGCCGCTGGCACCGTCCCATTTCAATTCGCCGAGCGAGCCCGGCGGTGGCGGGTTGGCGTTGCCGGCGTTGGTGCGGATGGCAAGCCCAAGCCCGAAGCCAAAACCGTCGCCGGGGAAATAGAAGAAGTCGCGCCCGACACCAGCACCAGGACCGACCTGGTCCGTCGTCATCAATTGGAACGCCTTCGGGTTCAGATAAGTCTTGCCCTCGAAGGTGCCGCCGTTGAGCAGCATCTGGGTGAACCGCGAAAAATCCGCCATGGTCGAGACCATGCCGCCGCTCGCTGACTGCCACTTCTTCACCACGGTCGGGTCGTTGACGCGGCCGACCCGGAAGTCGCTGTCGTTGGGCATCGGCTGCGCCAGCCGCGACTTGCTTTCGGGATCGGTCACGAAGAAGCCGGTATCCTTCATCCCGAGGGGACCAAGCAGCTTCTCGCGCTCGAT
This genomic interval from Bradyrhizobium sp. NP1 contains the following:
- a CDS encoding serine hydrolase domain-containing protein; translation: MKPWRISGSAIAALALLIGAGSAAAEVAAPGARSFSHEGLDRVSAYIRNEVATGKIPGAILLIQQHGKPVYYENFGVRDIATDLSMSVDTIFRLYSMSKPITSVAAMMLVEEGKLGLGDPVSKYIPAFADMKVGVEKRGEDGKLALTAEPLKRPITILDLLRHTSGLTYGFAGENLVRKRYAEADLFNADLTNAEFAARITTLPLAEQPGTLWDYGHSTDVLGRVIEVISARSLYQFEKERLLDPLGMNETAFYVADSAKRPRIAEPMPDDRAISPVTQLRDPLQARKAESGGAGMVGTVGDYARFCQMLLDGGSYEGRRYLKRETIALMTSDHIGPETGVAHDWAYYPGANSGFGLGFAVRTSVPPNTQWPLGEYRWDGVGGTFFFIDPEDDMFVVFMVQTPSQRGRIQLALKTLIYQAMGR